TCACCCTTTTCAGTTTTATATGGCAACCTCGGTGAAAAGAACCATTTAAGTTTTTTTAACCCACCAAAAGAGAGAAAAAAATCAAATCTTTGAGAAGCGAGCGAACTATCGATCAGAAATCCTGTCTCTTCCAATGCTTTATGAGTATCTCTATTAACCCTTAGAGCGGGAGCACGAAATGAGATAACACTCTCACCGGCAATATCTTCCAATATCTTCTTCGCTTCTTTCAGATGCCTGACCTGTTCTTGATAACTCAGAACATCAAATGCCTCTTCCGGTTTATGTGACAGTCCGTGACAACCAACTTCATGACCATAGGGCAGAATCATCTTAACTATCTCGGGAAACTTACCAGCTATATAGCCGGTAAAAAAGAAAGTACTCTTTACTCCGTGCTTTTCATAGATCTCCAG
This Candidatus Cloacimonadota bacterium DNA region includes the following protein-coding sequences:
- a CDS encoding polysaccharide deacetylase family protein — protein: MPQLLEIYEKHGVKSTFFFTGYIAGKFPEIVKMILPYGHEVGCHGLSHKPEEAFDVLSYQEQVRHLKEAKKILEDIAGESVISFRAPALRVNRDTHKALEETGFLIDSSLASQRFDFFLSFGGLKKLKWFFSPRLPYKTEKGDLFRRGDSSIIEVPISALLVPYLGTSLRIMPAVTKIVRYLLHWENGFNSKPVVFVIHPNELIEEFAEKREFTRRAKGLVSYLWSDLLRNKMKLKNLGRKAGVMLEKEIEFLKKRGYRFVTVKEYCKNRDL